Proteins co-encoded in one Arachis hypogaea cultivar Tifrunner chromosome 13, arahy.Tifrunner.gnm2.J5K5, whole genome shotgun sequence genomic window:
- the LOC140177506 gene encoding uncharacterized protein, translating into MVSDRDLIFLSKFWKSLVEFSGTKLHYSTAYHPQSDSQTEVVMNRTLEQYLRIFTHFYPQNWSCYLSWAELCYNSFYHSSLEMSPHEALYGFSMRILPSYQYGMTTVIAVDEFLWAQEKMKKQADLHRRERQFQITQRVEEVAYHLRLPPFCALHLVFHISVLKPFHGEPPLTIPASPELPPSLQPRSLEILGRHSISAPEENRIQVLVDWEGATRDETTWKFLDDLLKLFAEVDLKDKVVLEGGIIDRSPSSSDNIGPSEPSPEENSANGEEQGVGLAKERESRMNRNRRAPTWMRDYVSK; encoded by the exons ATGGTATCTGATCGCGATCTTATTTTCCTTAGTAAATTCTGGAAGAGCTTGGTTGAATTTAGTGGCACTAAATTGCATTATAGCACGGCCTACCATCCTCAAAGTGATAGCCAAACTGAGGTGGTGATGAACAGGACTTTGGAACAGTACCTTCGTATTTTCACCCATTTCTACCCACAAAACTGGTCTTGTTATTTGTCTTGGGCAGAACTATGTTACAATAGTTTCTATCATTCCTCCCTGGAAATGTCACCTCATGAGGCTCTCTATGGGTTTTCGATGCGTATCCTACCTAGTTATCAATACGGGATGACTACGGTTATTGCTGTGGATGAATTTTTGTGG GCTCAGGAGAAGATGAAAAAACAAGCAGATTTGCATCGCCGTGAACGACAATTTCAG ATTACTCAGAGAGTGGAAGAAGTGGCATACCATTTGCGTTTGCCCCCTTTCTGTGCCTTACACCTCGTCTTTCATATTTCTGTACTGAAGCCATTCCACGGGGAGCCACCCCTCACCATTCCTGCATCTCCCGAGCTACCTCCGTCCTTGCAGCCACGGTCGTTGGAAATCTTGGGTCGCCACTCTATTTCAGCTCCAGAGGAGAATCGAATTCAAGTATTGGTGGATTGGGAAGGGGCCACTAGAGATGAGACAACTTGGAAGTTTCTCGATGACTTGTTGAAGTTATTCGCTGAAGTTGACCTTAAGGACAAGGTTGTATTGGAGGGAGGGATAATTGATAGATCTCCATCTAGTTCAGACAATATTGGGCCATCAGAACCAAGTCCAGAAGAGAATTCAGCAAATGGTGAGGAACAAGGGGTTGGGCTAGCAAAGGAAAGAGAGTCCAGAATGAATAGGAATAGGAGAGCTCCCACTTGGATGAGGGACTATGTGTCTAAGTGA